The following proteins are co-located in the Apium graveolens cultivar Ventura chromosome 5, ASM990537v1, whole genome shotgun sequence genome:
- the LOC141661390 gene encoding uncharacterized protein LOC141661390: MGRAPCCDKANVKRGPWSSEEDAILKSYIQEKGIGGNWIALPQKIGLKRCGKSCRLRWLNYLRPNIRHGGFSNEEDDIICALYMAIGSRWSIIAAQLPGRTDNDIKNYWNTKLKKKLIGKQRKEVQEAARRSNPTTNYANNIMIKSENYMIPEATTHQYSYWPQQQLPMDSQVPNQLQSNLIMNTTTSDLQIYDTISTIPFGGQLYDNSDYTNIASDVDNYMTCFQLPSPNEFQAGNNFVVNENHETSAYDPVVNTLPCGVDKVNSSGCNDATTSAESTISWGGEMNTFVCSPVGSIISYDVDYAPRGMCAFEDQQQYVGYHY, translated from the exons ATGGGGAGAGCTCCGTGCTGTGACAAGGCTAATGTAAAGAGAGGACCATGGTCATCTGAAGAAGATGCTATACTCAAGTCTTACATCCAAGAGAAGGGCATAGGTGGTAACTGGATAGCCTTACCGCAAAAGATAG GACTCAAGAGATGCGGGAAGAGTTGCAGGCTTAGATGGTTGAATTATCTCCGACCAAACATCAGGCATGGAGGGTTTTCCAATGAAGAAGATGACATTATTTGTGCCCTTTATATGGCTATTGGGAGCAG GTGGTCTATTATAGCAGCACAATTACCCGGGCGAACTGATAATGACATCAAAAACTACTGGAACACAAAGCTGAAGAAGAAACTGATTGGCAAACAACGTAAGGAAGTACAAGAAGCTGCTCGACGATCCAACCCTACTACTAATTATGCCAACAATATTATGATCAAGAGTGAAAATTACATGATCCCCGAAGCCACCACTCACCAATACTCCTACTGGCCGCAGCAGCAGCTGCCAATGGACTCCCAAGTACCGAATCAACTACAAAGCAATCTCATCATGAATACTACCACTTCAGATCTTCAAATTTATGACACTATATCGACTATTCCTTTTGGAGGGCAACTGTATGACAATTCTGATTACACAAATATTGCATCTGATGTCGATAATTACATGACTTGTTTTCAGTTACCAAGCCCTAATGAATTTCAAGCTGGTAACAACTTTGTTGTCAATGAGAATCACGAAACAAGTGCTTATGATCCAGTCGTGAATACGTTGCCTTGTGGAGTGGACAAAGTCAATAGCAGTGGCTGTAATGATGCAACAACTTCAGCAGAAAGTACGATTAGTTGGGGAGGAGAAATGAACACTTTCGTATGCTCTCCAGTAGGATCCATAATCAGTTACGATGTTGATTATGCTCCACGAGGGATGTGTGCATTCGAAGATCAGCAGCAGTATGTTGGATATCACTATTAA